ACCAGCCCTCACGGCTCTGTGAACCGTCTTCATCATCCCTCCACCACCGCCGCCCATTGCTCCGAATGACCGCCTCATGGGATAGCTTATCTTTTAAGGCAGTTGAGATGATATTTTACGTGGATAAGAGAATATGTTTTTTGTTGTACGAACTAGTGAATTACTAACTCCTAGAACTCAAGTGTTGTCGGCTTCTTTTATTCCTTCTTTTCTATTTACTAATTGCAATATATAGTTTGTATATTCATATGATGATTTTCTATTTTGAACACATTTTCGACCCCAagggggcaggggtttgtgttcgggaggttggagtttgcaattcagaaagggttggcggcgcagcttgttgcccgtctaccttctgttttgatgtaacttaacaagttttctCGTTATATTAGTAACACATTTTCAAACTTATTAgtggtcttttttttttttttttttttttgttaaatatactttagataaaaaaaaagaaaggaaaaaaaagCACCTAAACAATCCTTGTAGCTAAGATGAACCAAACCCGTCACTTACTGGTCTTGTCGGATTAACCATATAAATTATAGGTACATAAAATATGGAATCTGAACTACTAAacaaattatataaaataaaaatacaatgaAATTCATGTCCAACCGGTGATGAGCTATTAAGTTTAAATAAACTTAACCGAACCATGTAGCAGTATCTTGATCCCCTGACCACTCAGGTTCTAAAAACATTGTTTAGACTATTCGGTGTGGAGGGGCATGAAGCGTCACGTGGCAGCTACAACCAGTGGCGCAACTTAAAGGAGGCCGGACTGGGCCTCTGCCCGTGCGGTTTTTTCGCCCAATAGTGTTAAATTTCAGGTTTTCGagaatttttttaaatgtgtattGGTTCGGCCCAGACTGATTTTATCTCCAAAAAACATCGTCTCATGCTGAGTTTTAGGTCAAGATCCGCCACTAGCCACAACAtcaggaggcattctaaaaaaaACACGTGGTGAAAGGGGCTTGAAAGGAGACTTTCAAAAAATAGGAAAAACTAAGCAATAAAAAAGTTAAACCTAACTCTACCTACCAATCACCAAGCTCCACGTCACCCACCCACTCCCAAGCCATTGAGAAATACCGCATCACCACCTCCACGCCATTCGGGGAGGTGTGCCGGCGTTGGGGGAAACCCCACTCCCACTTTGTGTGGTTTTACAACCCACTTCTCTTGGTTTTGTTAACTAAGGATATGAAATGAAAAATCCGCAAGCATTCCATTTTGAGAAAAAATCTGTTGTAATTGATTTTCTTTTCATCCTATTTAGAGGGtgttggggttgagttttgaaaatagattatgcaaTTTGAATAATCAAAATTAGATAATTAACTGTAACAAAACGTGATGTTGAAAGATAGTGtgtggatttgattatgttgcttgatatcacaataatcagataatcaactatttgagtgtttggcaaatatataattaaaaaaaataaacaagtgaaatccttttctaaacgcaaataatcaatttttggaTAACTGCGTTTTGTTGCAGTAGGGGGAGCTGCTTTTGGAAAACTCCGTTTTGTAACTATCTAAACGCAAATAATTTATTGTTttacccaaacactcaaaactgattatttGCAATTTCAAAACTTAATAATCTAAAAATCtccttcaaaactcaaccccaaactcTCCTAAACAATCTCAAAGGCTTTTATcactatattatatttttttattattattataagacCATTTTAGTAGTTGGTTTTAGGGTGTTTTTGGAGGAAATACTGCATGAAAGAGAGAGGGTTGGTTTTGTAAAAGGATACACTCATATTGGTTTATGAGAGTAAAATCATGTAACTTAGACTTGTCTCCTGTAACTTAAATCTCTAAATACTAAATAGTTTGCTAAGACGTGAATAGCTAACGATGGCGTAAAAGGGTTGTATAATAGAGGTAACAAATCGAATTGTTAACATCAGGGGCGTAGCTTTCAAAGGgtcgggaggggcgcccgaccctccgaacttttcactcagtagtgttatgtatatacgtttcgtatagaattttttaggtatatacgttttcgaccccccggttttataaaaagaaaatttacttatatagaatttttaggttcGGCAACTTCCGACCCCcagtggaaattttcaagcttcgccattgGTTAACATGACACAGTCCACTTATTAAAGCTTGTTAGAGTGAACATGTGTTAAGTATTCACCCAAAAACCTTAGTTAGAATATGAATTAGTTCCATGTCGTATAAAAAATCATCACTTTCCATGAAACATGAGCCAACATCATATTCATAAAAGATGTGCGCATTACTCATATGAGGATTTATAAACTTAAATTACAATgtgtaataataaaaatataattacaaCATGGTGATTATATGATAGTTATGGCTGTAAATGAATCGAATGATTACGAACAaaaccttgttcgtgttcgtttgttaagaaatatatgtgttcacgagcTGTTCATGAACATCtaccgaacaagattttatgtttgtgttcgtttattaagGAAATGTACTTCTTAGTGTTCGTCTGTTAACTTTAGGCAACAAACGAGCGTTGAtaaacacaaatgagcacaaactagtgttcatgaacacaaatggaaacaaataaACACAAACAAGCATTCAAGATCAAAATATTTAATATACCCACACTTACTAAATTTTTTATTTGTCCGCGTTTTAAAGTATATAAACAAAATATAAAACACTAACGAACTATCGTACACAAACGAACACGTCATCAaacattcacgaacataaataAACGAACCGGCCTGTGTTCATGtctgttcatttaactaaacgaacaaaatttcttgttcattttcatttgtataataaacgaacaaacacaaacgaacttttTACACCAAACTTTACTTCTTTTGCTTCCCTAATGATAGTAGTTAGTCCACACTCCACATGACCACAATTAACTTAATCCAAGCCCTGTGATGAATGGGCCGATTATGCTCAACCCAAGGGCCCGGCCCATACGTTCCAACCATTCTCTAAAACCCTAATCCAGACCTAGCTTCTTCATCATtacactcgcagcagcagcacaAAGCCAGAAGGAGGTGCAACCATGGGTAAGGAATTAGGATCTCGATCTTTACAATTTCTGTTCttcatttttgtaaaaaaatggaTTGTTAAAATGGTATGAATGTGATGTAACTAACAATAGGGGCGTATACGTATGTGTCGGAGCTATGGAGAAAGAAGCAGTCAGATGTCATGAGGTTCATGCAGCGGGTCAGGTGCTGGGAGTACCGTCAGCTTCCTTCCATTGTTCGGGTCACTCATCCTACCCGACCCGACAAGGCTCGCCGAATGGGGTACAAAGCCAAACAGGTATCTCTTCTTAAAACTTTACTTTTGCTATTAGCTCTCTTAGTTTGTAGTTTTAGGTATTTAACTCAGCTGTACATGTGTGATGATGAACTTTAGCTGTAGTTAGATATTTAACAGTTGTTCTGAAAGGATGATGATCCATGTGTTCTATTAGACAGTTACATTGTTTGTATTGTTGGATATAGTTATAGCATTTATAGTTACTTTTCTGTTGAttcttttactatatatatagaGGTTGTATCATTATGTTATTATAGACTCAGTTTTACACACATAGATATAGGGATGACCACGGTACTCGTTCAGTACCGAAATACGGGGAAaattggtaccggtaccgaatataccggtTCAGTACCGGTACTGGTTAGGCGGTTATTTACCGGTTTTTTACTCGTAAATACCGGTACTGAAAACTggggtaccaaatgctcatccctacatAGATACATACCTTCTTTCTTCTTTAGACTTGAATCAAACGGATGTACATAGGCCTAAAAGTGAATGGAAGAATGTTCAAGACAACATTACAGGGAATAATGATTCATGATTATGAAATCACTTATCGAAAGTCATCTTATTCTACTTCTAAAACTGGCTTTGTATAAGAAATCATGATCcactttttctttttctgcttATCCCCTGTGTTACTAGCTATTTGGTGTTTTGATCTGTATTTTCTACTGCTTGGATGGCGGAGCttgattattgtttatttgtCTCAAGATTCTGTTCTTTGTTGTTAGTTTGTCACGACTGTTGGGGCACAGTTTATACATTTTAATCTTGTTATGTTGATCTTGCCATTGCATCCTTGTGTGTCCTTTATGCTTGCATTGCTTGACTTTTATTGGTATCAAATACCGATCCTGATCCCGTACCGATCCCGAAAATACCGTACCGAATTCTTTCGGTACCGGAAacggtatccactttttggcattttcggtatcggtaccggaAAAATATcgaattttaccttcaaataccgctACCGTACCGATACCATACCGTACTGATACCATACCGTACCGACATATTTCGGTATCAGTACCCAGTTTTAGCGAAATTCGGGATCGGTATTTTCGGGATTGGGACAGTATCGGGTCGGGATCgggatttgctcatccctacatTAGATCATGAAGAGACAGTGCAACTTTATTGGTATCCAATGACAAGATCTAAATAATCTGATGCTGGAAGTGTGAAAGTGTTTCAGTTAATGTAAACTGTTAAATTTTTGACAATTTTGTGTTCCATTTTAGTAATGGATAATTGAGTACATTCAATGATGATTTTTCTACTTATAATTGTTTAAGAACATACACATTACAAATATTATTAACGCTTGTCGAGCGTTTAAAAATACATCATAAAATCGGTAAACTGATGGTAGAAAGCTGTGCATTTAGATAACTTACATCACTGAATTGTTGTGTATTTTTATGTTAGCGTTTAATATTAGTACTAACCGCATCATGCCTGTAGGGCTATGTGATTTATCGTGTACGAGTAAGGCGTGGTGGAAGAAAGAGGCCAGTTCCCAAGGGTATTGTTTACGGAAAACCCACAAACCAGGGTGTGACTCAGCTTAAGTTCCAACGTAGCAAGCGGTCAGTTGCAGAGGAACGAGCCGGAAGGAAGTTAGGTGGTCTTAAGGTCCTCAATTCTTACTGGCTTAACGAGGTACATCCGTCATTTAAACTTCAATTTCAGCATATTCAACTTTCATTATACAGAGTTCATATTTTAATCTCTGTTTGACCAGGACTCAACTTACAAGTACTTTGAGGTAATCTTGGTTGACCCTGCACATGCTGCTATCCGTAACGACCCACGGATCAACTGGATCTGTAACCCGGTGCATAAACACAGAGAGCTTCGCGGACTAACATCTGCTGGAAAGAAATACAGAGGTCTGCGTGGAAAGGGACACTTGAACCACAAGGCGCGCCCTTCAAGAAGGGCTACATGGAAAAGGAACAACACTCTTTCTCTTCGCCGTTATCGTTGAAGGGTTTATTATTTGCAAGTTTGTTATGGTGGTTACTACACCTTTTGTAGGGATGTTTTTTCTTGGGCTGGAGACTTGCagttttttattaaattttgttcgaaactttgttttgtttgttgtATTATTATCTGAAGTATTTTTTACAGTAACACCTTTATATATCATCAAAAGTTCTTTGATAAAATTGAACATTGAATTGCCACCttttctaaaacaaatatttGTAAAAAAATTGTAGAATTGTAAAAAGGCAAAACATATAAACATAGAAGCTTTAACTATTTTTATGTATTAGATGATTATTTTTACCAACATACATGTATTATATGAATTTAATGGAGTGTAAGAATTTAAATGAAGTGAAGGGATAGCATCCCACTTGCGCTAGGGATGACCAATGATACGAACTCGATTTTCGGTATCAAATCCAGCATTTTGCGTTTTCgataccggtttttaccttcaaacACCGGTCCGTACCGGCACCGAACCATTAATTTTCAGCACTGGAGCTTAAATTCAAACTAAACCTACATATACTCTTTACACGCAATATGTATCATGTTTAAAAAATTGGGCCTCCATGAGAATGGGCCTTGGGCTGTTGCTCATCGGGCACGTGGCCTGGGTCGGCTCTGCGACTCCAAATTATTTGAGAAATCCAGGGTAATGGCCACACATCCTCATACATATAACATATTCCCACACACATGATTCTGGCTTTACCTGCACACTTCTAGAGCGACGGCTCTCGATCATCTGAATAATCTCTAAGGTTATGGCCCAAGACCCATAATGTTACGGAACGAGTGTGACATTAGCTCAATCAACATATGCCAAGTAACCGAATCAGGAGGACGTGGCAAAAGAGTCATGGTACGGTATTTTATCCACTTAAATGACCAATGGTACCGACTTAAGTGACCGTACGTTTATTTGAATTAGCTTAATGCGTTACACGTGACACAAGCTCTAAGCTAATGATGTGATTCACTGGTATTGTTGCGATTCGGGAATGCCACATTGCATTCAAGATCAAGGATGACTAGATGAGTATTAATCTTCAGTCTCTTTTAACATATGACATATAGTTATGCTCACGTCAGAGCTTGGTCACATGAAGGAATCCGTCCTCACTTTAATAGTTTGCTAGTTTTGCATATTAGAATTCATCATTCTGGTCGCATGTCACGCCCAATTTCCAACACCTATCACAGAACTCCTTGTGAAGGATTTTCACTTCAACATGATGGTTCCTTATATATCTAAGGCGACCAAAGAATAAGATAGATTTTCGATTGTTGCATCTTCAAAAACGTCGTGGAAACTTTCAAAATCCCAAGCATAACATTTAAAATTTTAACGAACGTTACCTTAAGCTCTCTTTGGAAGGAATCAACAATGTTTGCCACAATTTAGTATTTTGTCTCATTAGAAACTTGATGAGAATGTTACAAATAATACATGCATGGTTTTTGACACATAAAAGGCAGAATATAATGCAACTTATAAGACAAGATCAAATAGTATCTTATTATATCATTGTGATTGCACTACtaccttgatttgatttgaaaaTATGTAATGGAGTGGTATGAAGAAGATCTTCACAGGCACCACCCATTATATAATGGACCACTAATCCCACTTACTCTGCTATGCTTTGCCATTGAGCACTTCATGCATGTTCAATAGTACTAGCCATCTTACA
Above is a window of Helianthus annuus cultivar XRQ/B chromosome 14, HanXRQr2.0-SUNRISE, whole genome shotgun sequence DNA encoding:
- the LOC110905027 gene encoding 60S ribosomal protein L15 codes for the protein MGAYTYVSELWRKKQSDVMRFMQRVRCWEYRQLPSIVRVTHPTRPDKARRMGYKAKQGYVIYRVRVRRGGRKRPVPKGIVYGKPTNQGVTQLKFQRSKRSVAEERAGRKLGGLKVLNSYWLNEDSTYKYFEVILVDPAHAAIRNDPRINWICNPVHKHRELRGLTSAGKKYRGLRGKGHLNHKARPSRRATWKRNNTLSLRRYR